In Nasonia vitripennis strain AsymCx chromosome 2, Nvit_psr_1.1, whole genome shotgun sequence, a genomic segment contains:
- the LOC100121913 gene encoding uncharacterized protein LOC100121913 isoform X1: MRDEQYGRRGEEPSPRLLLQEKMANDDDDSDASISWEDFIGTTTDLVPQLLGMFDELARGKAEPSISQEQHVALQKRLSLVQKRKSSCRVSQLYACNNSDDIMPPAPGDEAEINGHHAVVGCNHPTIVVEDKSSPVLGRGSQQASPAPLRYSGRRCRSQQQPGSRPVSGSSIASSTSSSGCSNQGNASSAANPYLASVESLADTCASSQGSGDSGVVTISESSVNGPSLTSNGSGTGRPNGKIRMSEVDRATAARFFDERRPRYCDPHRSPVERVLLEIVDTEAVYVEHLRQVIQGYLIFWRDDPASLIRDLELNGLFSNIEDIFEFNRNFLSALDSSGLDPIAVANTFIEHNSGFKVYTEYCTNYPTTVSILTELMSQEVIARAFRERQAALGHLLPLGSFLLKPVQRILKYHLLLENLSKEFEAKLELEGSDEADNSSAAEGRAALEGALQAMTGIARHINAMKRKHEHAVRVQEIQSLLYGWPGPDLTTSGELIAEGSFRMRGAKAPRHAFLFDRMLLLTKKREDGLLVYKAHILCSNLTLMESIPGEPLSFHVIPFDNSQLQYKLQARNLEQKREWTLQIKRVILENYNAVIPSHARQLVLQIGQNRSEDDATPERYKKSSEYFDSRKADRERRRSETGLRQKLKKGRKSDVSISTAENSPMVARKNQSAESIHFGSRDENLNRSSEIRGSKIKDRFTSWRRKSEPGFQSYINLNPSDHEETETVDATANDSSSTTPTQDLAESKDGEAQTEPDGNTTTEPPSPSSQTKEPSNVDDLSKELKSQQSVEEIVGNILMNSQEFQRRLDKQHQQLPRNHSVLHNSILKQRIAKSAATLDSSEEEDTDNEDKATSNGGTSYNKSRSRFSRREQCFVRAVNAYNQRSFRSQYDSFRNVDTLDDSMLQRQNSSSAAVRTSTTRSSNHEKRSPPESFKKPNFGSDSRVIRTALRIREDCCDSGSEHEDREEPIYETPMIVKKDEAVVDDKGNLSNYDNLQHAWHDCLETDDGTIQDCPTKAAVWLTKLCEGLPDQPQKCGSLPRSFQMMNATDDDLGHVSKSRFLQRDGKSMTERPFTIASDKPAEINLEDMERYASTCQGSARIAKFPTGGGSSTSSSTFFCSLDDASFTDTDSMSRGTTLSSSTHVHPDHKIYRANRSVSKDLTSGTITSNYSSSSIRSVLSKAGSRLQGLRSSQSTEALECSEEIERTRYFRSFSKRGKNKNSIKSSSRDTITSDVEEVVGCVVTNNNSSSKLRLDHLPYHKQGSPSLGARIAQSDYADPIKLFAESRRNLLSSAHSMRSVVDNEEMDDGHDEVFETVEEAIEALESDSFYEKSFETIENYVEGETEETFRDSAIFSDVDDSSLKSTETATNGGSARKVPPPVPLKRKLRRSIGLVSEKPAVTQKPAHLQLRARIVKCRGSRTVPAKAANTGSTENKEMIVDNAGGATVVREDDVSAGQSQVGWVKKMVGQLQAQVDA; this comes from the exons GCACGACAACGGACCTGGTGCCTCAGCTGCTGGGCATGTTCGACGAGTTGGCCCGAGGCAAGGCCGAGCCGAGCATTAGCCAGGAGCAGCATGTGGCGCTGCAGAAACGCCTGAGTCTCGTGCAGAAGAGGAAGAGCAGCTGTCGAGTCTCGCAGCTGTACGCTTGCAATAACTCGGACGACATAATGCCACCGGCGCCGGGGGACGAGGCCGAGATCAACGGACACCACGCGGTCGTCGGCTGTAACCACCCGACCATCGTCGTCGAGGACAAGAGCAGTCCGGTGCTCGGTCGAGGGAGTCAACAGGCTTCGCCCGCGCCGCTTAG GTACAGCGGGCGAAGATGCcgctcgcagcagcagccgggcAGTCGGCCGGTCTCCGGAAGCTCGATAGCCTCGAGCACCTCGTCGAGCGGCTGCAGCAACCAGGGAAACGCGAGCAGCGCGGCCAATCCATATTTGGCCTCGGTCGAATCGCTCGCCGACACTTGCGCCAGTTCTCAAG GTTCCGGGGACAGCGGCGTGGTGACGATCTCCGAGTCCAGCGTCAACGGGCCCAGCCTGACGAGCAACGGCAGCGGCACGGGTCGACCGAACGGCAAAATACGCATGTCCGAGGTCGACCGAGCGACGGCGGCGAGATTCTTCGACGAGCGAAGGCCGAGATACTGTGATCCACACCGTAGCCCCGTCGAGAGGGTCCTGCTGGAGATCGTCGACACCGAGGCCGTCTACGTCGAGCACCTCCGACAAGTCATTCAG GGGTATTTAATTTTCTGGAGGGACGATCCCGCCTCGCTCATCAGGGATCTCGAGCTCAACGGACTGTTCAGCAACATCGAGGATATCTTCGAGTTCAATCGGAATTTCCTCTCCGCCCTGGACAGCAGCGGACTCGACCCGATAGCCGTTGCCAATACCTTCATAGAGCACAATTCTGGCTTCAAAGTTTACACGGAGTATTGCACGAATTACCCGAC AACCGTCTCGATACTAACGGAACTGATGAGTCAAGAGGTGATCGCCAGAGCCTTCCGAGAGCGTCAGGCAGCGCTGGGCCACCTGCTCCCCCTGGGCTCGTTCCTCCTGAAACCGGTGCAGCGGATCCTCAAGTACCACCTCCTGCTGGAGAACCTCTCGAAGGAGTTCGAAGCGAAGCTCGAGCTGGAAGGCAGCGACGAAGCCGACAACTCGAGCGCGGCGGAGGGTAGAGCAGCTCTTGAGGGAGCTCTGCAGGCGATGACGGGCATCGCGAGGCACATCAACGCGATGAAGCGCAAGCACGAGCACGCCGTGCGCGTCCAGGAGATCCAGTCGTTGCTCTACGGCTGGCCGGGACCCGACCTCACCACCAGCGGTGAACTCATCGCCGAGGGCAGCTTCCGGATGCGCGGAGCCAAGGCGCCGAGACACGCCTTCCTCTTCGACCGGATGCTTCTGCTCACCAAGAAGCGCGAGGACGGACTGCTCGTCTACAAGGCCCACATACTCTGCTCGAACTTGACGCTGATGGAGAGCATTCCCGGAGAGCCGCTCAGCTTTCATGTGATACCGTTCGACAACTCGCAGCTGCAGTACAAGCTGCAGGCGAGGAACCTCGAGCAGAAGCGCGAGTGGACGCTGCAGATCAAGAGGGTGATACTCGAGAACTACAACGCCGTGATACCGTCGCACGCGCGACAACTAGTGCTGCAGATCGGTCAGAATAGGTCGGAGGACGACGCTACGCCAGAACGATACAAAAAGTCCTCGGAGTATTTCGACAGCAGGAAAGCGGACCGGGAGAGGAGGCGATCGGAGACTGGTCTCAGGCAAAAGCTGAAGAAGGGCAGGAAGAGTGATGTGTCGATAAGCACCGCTGAG aattcgcCTATGGTCGCGCGAAAGAACCAGTCGGCGGAGTCCATCCACTTCGGATCTAGGGACGAAAATCTTAATCGGAGCTCCGAGATTCGAGGGTCAAAGATTAAG GATCGATTCACGAGTTGGAGGAGGAAATCCGAGCCAGGTTTTCAGTCCTACATAAACCTGAACCCATCGGACCACGAGGAGACCGAAACAGTGGACGCTACGGCAaacgacagcagcagcaccacgcCAACTCAGGACCTAGCGGAGAGCAAAGACGGCGAGGCACAAACGGAGCCCGACGGCAACACCACGACCGAGCCTCCGAGTCCCTCTTCACAAACCAAAGAACCCAGCAACGTCGACGATTTAAGTAAAGAGCTCAAGAGCCAGCAGAGCGTCGAGGAGATAGTCGGCAACATCCTAATGAATAGTCAGGAGTTTCAGAGACGCCTCGACAAGCAACATCAGCAGCTTCCTCGTAACCACAGCGTTTTACACAATAGTATTCTGAAGCAGCGGATCGCGAAGAGCGCGGCAACGCTCGACAGTTCCGAGGAAGAGGATACGGACAACGAGGACAAAGCCACGAGCAACGGAGGCACTTCTTACAACAAGTCGCGCTCCAGGTTTTCGAGGCGGGAACAGTGCTTCGTGCGCGCCGTCAACGCCTACAATCAACGCAGTTTCCGATCGCAGTACGACAGTTTCCGCAACGTCGATACTCTCGACGACTCGATGCTTCAACGGCAAAATTCCAGTTCTGCGGCGGTCAGGACCTCGACAACTCGTTCATCTAATCACGAAAAGCGATCGCCGCCTGAAAGCTTCAAAAAGCCGAACTTTGGCAGCGACAGTCGGGTTATCAGAACGGCCCTGCGCATTCGTGAGGACTGCTGCGACTCCGGCTCTGAGCACGAGGATCGGGAAGAACCGATATACGAGACTCCCATGATCGTGAAGAAAGATGAAGCTGTCGTCGACGATAAAG GTAATCTGAGCAACTACGACAATCTCCAACACGCCTGGCACGACTGTCTAGAGACAGACGACGGCACTATCCAGGACTGTCCAACAAAAGCCGCCGTCTGGCTCACCAAGCTCTGCGAGGGTTTACCCGACCAGCCGCAGAAGTGCGGCTCGCTGCCTCGCAGCTTCCAGATGATGAACGCAACAGATGACGACCTGGGGCACGTGTCAAAGTCGCGATTCTTGCAACGTGACGGTAAATCTATGACCGAGCGCCCCTTCACCATCGCCTCGGACAAGCCTGCAGAGATCAATCTCGAGGACATGGAGCGCTACGCGTCGACGTGTCAGGGTTCCGCGAGGATAGCCAAGTTTCCGACCGGAGGCGGTTCGTCCACCTCGTCGTCGACGTTTTTTTGCTCATTGGACGACGCGTCTTTCACCGATACGGACTCGATGAGCAGAGGGACCACGCTGTCGTCGAGTACTCACGTGCATCCGGATCACAAGATCTATCGAGCCAACAGATCCGTTAGCAAAG ATCTAACCAGCGGTACGATAACATCCAATTACTCGAGCTCAAGTATCCGCAGCGTGCTCTCGAAAGCCGGCAGTCGCCTGCAAGGTCTGCGATCGAGTCAAAGCACCGAAGCGCTCGAGTGCAGCGAGGAGATCGAGCGCACGCGCTACTTCCGTTCGTTCAGCAAGCGCGGTAAGAATAAGAATAGTATAAAGTCCTCTTCGAGGGACACCATCACTTCGGACGTCGAGGAAGTGGTCGGCTGCGTCGTCACGAACAATAACAGCAGCTCCAAGCTGCGTCTCGATCATTTGCCATATCATAAACAGGGTAGCCCAAGCCTGGGCGCGCGCATTGCCCAATCGGACTACGCGGATCCGATTAAATTGTTTGCCGAGAGCCGTAGGAATCTACTCAGTAGCGCTCATTCGATGCGGAGCGTAGTCGACAACGAAGAGATGGATGATGGTCACGACGAGGTATTTGAGACGGTAGAGGAAGCGATCGAGGCTCTGGAGAGCGATAGCTTTTACGAAAAGTCTTTTGAGACGATCGAGAACTACGTGGAGGGCGAGACTGAGGAAACCTTCAGGGATAGTGCAATATTTAGCGATGTCGACGACTCCAGCCTCAAGTCCACCGAAACTGCAACGAATGGCGGCAGCGCGAGAAAAGTCCCGCCGCCGGTACCGCTAAAGAGGAAGCTCAGGCGAAGTATTGGCCTTGTTAGCGAGAAGCCCGCTGTCACGCAGAAACCAGCGCACCTTCAGCTCCGGGCCAGAATCGTCAAGTGTCGCGGCTCGAGAACCGTGCCCGCCAAGGCAGCGAACACTGGTAGCACTGAGAATAAGGAGATGATAGTGGACAATGCAGGAGGAGCGACCGTAGTTAGAGAGGATGACGTGTCGGCGGGACAGAGTCAAGTGGGATGGGTCAAGAAGATGGTAGGGCAACTGCAGGCACAAGTTGATGCATGA
- the LOC100121913 gene encoding uncharacterized protein LOC100121913 isoform X2: protein MFDELARGKAEPSISQEQHVALQKRLSLVQKRKSSCRVSQLYACNNSDDIMPPAPGDEAEINGHHAVVGCNHPTIVVEDKSSPVLGRGSQQASPAPLRYSGRRCRSQQQPGSRPVSGSSIASSTSSSGCSNQGNASSAANPYLASVESLADTCASSQGSGDSGVVTISESSVNGPSLTSNGSGTGRPNGKIRMSEVDRATAARFFDERRPRYCDPHRSPVERVLLEIVDTEAVYVEHLRQVIQGYLIFWRDDPASLIRDLELNGLFSNIEDIFEFNRNFLSALDSSGLDPIAVANTFIEHNSGFKVYTEYCTNYPTTVSILTELMSQEVIARAFRERQAALGHLLPLGSFLLKPVQRILKYHLLLENLSKEFEAKLELEGSDEADNSSAAEGRAALEGALQAMTGIARHINAMKRKHEHAVRVQEIQSLLYGWPGPDLTTSGELIAEGSFRMRGAKAPRHAFLFDRMLLLTKKREDGLLVYKAHILCSNLTLMESIPGEPLSFHVIPFDNSQLQYKLQARNLEQKREWTLQIKRVILENYNAVIPSHARQLVLQIGQNRSEDDATPERYKKSSEYFDSRKADRERRRSETGLRQKLKKGRKSDVSISTAENSPMVARKNQSAESIHFGSRDENLNRSSEIRGSKIKDRFTSWRRKSEPGFQSYINLNPSDHEETETVDATANDSSSTTPTQDLAESKDGEAQTEPDGNTTTEPPSPSSQTKEPSNVDDLSKELKSQQSVEEIVGNILMNSQEFQRRLDKQHQQLPRNHSVLHNSILKQRIAKSAATLDSSEEEDTDNEDKATSNGGTSYNKSRSRFSRREQCFVRAVNAYNQRSFRSQYDSFRNVDTLDDSMLQRQNSSSAAVRTSTTRSSNHEKRSPPESFKKPNFGSDSRVIRTALRIREDCCDSGSEHEDREEPIYETPMIVKKDEAVVDDKGNLSNYDNLQHAWHDCLETDDGTIQDCPTKAAVWLTKLCEGLPDQPQKCGSLPRSFQMMNATDDDLGHVSKSRFLQRDGKSMTERPFTIASDKPAEINLEDMERYASTCQGSARIAKFPTGGGSSTSSSTFFCSLDDASFTDTDSMSRGTTLSSSTHVHPDHKIYRANRSVSKDLTSGTITSNYSSSSIRSVLSKAGSRLQGLRSSQSTEALECSEEIERTRYFRSFSKRGKNKNSIKSSSRDTITSDVEEVVGCVVTNNNSSSKLRLDHLPYHKQGSPSLGARIAQSDYADPIKLFAESRRNLLSSAHSMRSVVDNEEMDDGHDEVFETVEEAIEALESDSFYEKSFETIENYVEGETEETFRDSAIFSDVDDSSLKSTETATNGGSARKVPPPVPLKRKLRRSIGLVSEKPAVTQKPAHLQLRARIVKCRGSRTVPAKAANTGSTENKEMIVDNAGGATVVREDDVSAGQSQVGWVKKMVGQLQAQVDA, encoded by the exons ATGTTCGACGAGTTGGCCCGAGGCAAGGCCGAGCCGAGCATTAGCCAGGAGCAGCATGTGGCGCTGCAGAAACGCCTGAGTCTCGTGCAGAAGAGGAAGAGCAGCTGTCGAGTCTCGCAGCTGTACGCTTGCAATAACTCGGACGACATAATGCCACCGGCGCCGGGGGACGAGGCCGAGATCAACGGACACCACGCGGTCGTCGGCTGTAACCACCCGACCATCGTCGTCGAGGACAAGAGCAGTCCGGTGCTCGGTCGAGGGAGTCAACAGGCTTCGCCCGCGCCGCTTAG GTACAGCGGGCGAAGATGCcgctcgcagcagcagccgggcAGTCGGCCGGTCTCCGGAAGCTCGATAGCCTCGAGCACCTCGTCGAGCGGCTGCAGCAACCAGGGAAACGCGAGCAGCGCGGCCAATCCATATTTGGCCTCGGTCGAATCGCTCGCCGACACTTGCGCCAGTTCTCAAG GTTCCGGGGACAGCGGCGTGGTGACGATCTCCGAGTCCAGCGTCAACGGGCCCAGCCTGACGAGCAACGGCAGCGGCACGGGTCGACCGAACGGCAAAATACGCATGTCCGAGGTCGACCGAGCGACGGCGGCGAGATTCTTCGACGAGCGAAGGCCGAGATACTGTGATCCACACCGTAGCCCCGTCGAGAGGGTCCTGCTGGAGATCGTCGACACCGAGGCCGTCTACGTCGAGCACCTCCGACAAGTCATTCAG GGGTATTTAATTTTCTGGAGGGACGATCCCGCCTCGCTCATCAGGGATCTCGAGCTCAACGGACTGTTCAGCAACATCGAGGATATCTTCGAGTTCAATCGGAATTTCCTCTCCGCCCTGGACAGCAGCGGACTCGACCCGATAGCCGTTGCCAATACCTTCATAGAGCACAATTCTGGCTTCAAAGTTTACACGGAGTATTGCACGAATTACCCGAC AACCGTCTCGATACTAACGGAACTGATGAGTCAAGAGGTGATCGCCAGAGCCTTCCGAGAGCGTCAGGCAGCGCTGGGCCACCTGCTCCCCCTGGGCTCGTTCCTCCTGAAACCGGTGCAGCGGATCCTCAAGTACCACCTCCTGCTGGAGAACCTCTCGAAGGAGTTCGAAGCGAAGCTCGAGCTGGAAGGCAGCGACGAAGCCGACAACTCGAGCGCGGCGGAGGGTAGAGCAGCTCTTGAGGGAGCTCTGCAGGCGATGACGGGCATCGCGAGGCACATCAACGCGATGAAGCGCAAGCACGAGCACGCCGTGCGCGTCCAGGAGATCCAGTCGTTGCTCTACGGCTGGCCGGGACCCGACCTCACCACCAGCGGTGAACTCATCGCCGAGGGCAGCTTCCGGATGCGCGGAGCCAAGGCGCCGAGACACGCCTTCCTCTTCGACCGGATGCTTCTGCTCACCAAGAAGCGCGAGGACGGACTGCTCGTCTACAAGGCCCACATACTCTGCTCGAACTTGACGCTGATGGAGAGCATTCCCGGAGAGCCGCTCAGCTTTCATGTGATACCGTTCGACAACTCGCAGCTGCAGTACAAGCTGCAGGCGAGGAACCTCGAGCAGAAGCGCGAGTGGACGCTGCAGATCAAGAGGGTGATACTCGAGAACTACAACGCCGTGATACCGTCGCACGCGCGACAACTAGTGCTGCAGATCGGTCAGAATAGGTCGGAGGACGACGCTACGCCAGAACGATACAAAAAGTCCTCGGAGTATTTCGACAGCAGGAAAGCGGACCGGGAGAGGAGGCGATCGGAGACTGGTCTCAGGCAAAAGCTGAAGAAGGGCAGGAAGAGTGATGTGTCGATAAGCACCGCTGAG aattcgcCTATGGTCGCGCGAAAGAACCAGTCGGCGGAGTCCATCCACTTCGGATCTAGGGACGAAAATCTTAATCGGAGCTCCGAGATTCGAGGGTCAAAGATTAAG GATCGATTCACGAGTTGGAGGAGGAAATCCGAGCCAGGTTTTCAGTCCTACATAAACCTGAACCCATCGGACCACGAGGAGACCGAAACAGTGGACGCTACGGCAaacgacagcagcagcaccacgcCAACTCAGGACCTAGCGGAGAGCAAAGACGGCGAGGCACAAACGGAGCCCGACGGCAACACCACGACCGAGCCTCCGAGTCCCTCTTCACAAACCAAAGAACCCAGCAACGTCGACGATTTAAGTAAAGAGCTCAAGAGCCAGCAGAGCGTCGAGGAGATAGTCGGCAACATCCTAATGAATAGTCAGGAGTTTCAGAGACGCCTCGACAAGCAACATCAGCAGCTTCCTCGTAACCACAGCGTTTTACACAATAGTATTCTGAAGCAGCGGATCGCGAAGAGCGCGGCAACGCTCGACAGTTCCGAGGAAGAGGATACGGACAACGAGGACAAAGCCACGAGCAACGGAGGCACTTCTTACAACAAGTCGCGCTCCAGGTTTTCGAGGCGGGAACAGTGCTTCGTGCGCGCCGTCAACGCCTACAATCAACGCAGTTTCCGATCGCAGTACGACAGTTTCCGCAACGTCGATACTCTCGACGACTCGATGCTTCAACGGCAAAATTCCAGTTCTGCGGCGGTCAGGACCTCGACAACTCGTTCATCTAATCACGAAAAGCGATCGCCGCCTGAAAGCTTCAAAAAGCCGAACTTTGGCAGCGACAGTCGGGTTATCAGAACGGCCCTGCGCATTCGTGAGGACTGCTGCGACTCCGGCTCTGAGCACGAGGATCGGGAAGAACCGATATACGAGACTCCCATGATCGTGAAGAAAGATGAAGCTGTCGTCGACGATAAAG GTAATCTGAGCAACTACGACAATCTCCAACACGCCTGGCACGACTGTCTAGAGACAGACGACGGCACTATCCAGGACTGTCCAACAAAAGCCGCCGTCTGGCTCACCAAGCTCTGCGAGGGTTTACCCGACCAGCCGCAGAAGTGCGGCTCGCTGCCTCGCAGCTTCCAGATGATGAACGCAACAGATGACGACCTGGGGCACGTGTCAAAGTCGCGATTCTTGCAACGTGACGGTAAATCTATGACCGAGCGCCCCTTCACCATCGCCTCGGACAAGCCTGCAGAGATCAATCTCGAGGACATGGAGCGCTACGCGTCGACGTGTCAGGGTTCCGCGAGGATAGCCAAGTTTCCGACCGGAGGCGGTTCGTCCACCTCGTCGTCGACGTTTTTTTGCTCATTGGACGACGCGTCTTTCACCGATACGGACTCGATGAGCAGAGGGACCACGCTGTCGTCGAGTACTCACGTGCATCCGGATCACAAGATCTATCGAGCCAACAGATCCGTTAGCAAAG ATCTAACCAGCGGTACGATAACATCCAATTACTCGAGCTCAAGTATCCGCAGCGTGCTCTCGAAAGCCGGCAGTCGCCTGCAAGGTCTGCGATCGAGTCAAAGCACCGAAGCGCTCGAGTGCAGCGAGGAGATCGAGCGCACGCGCTACTTCCGTTCGTTCAGCAAGCGCGGTAAGAATAAGAATAGTATAAAGTCCTCTTCGAGGGACACCATCACTTCGGACGTCGAGGAAGTGGTCGGCTGCGTCGTCACGAACAATAACAGCAGCTCCAAGCTGCGTCTCGATCATTTGCCATATCATAAACAGGGTAGCCCAAGCCTGGGCGCGCGCATTGCCCAATCGGACTACGCGGATCCGATTAAATTGTTTGCCGAGAGCCGTAGGAATCTACTCAGTAGCGCTCATTCGATGCGGAGCGTAGTCGACAACGAAGAGATGGATGATGGTCACGACGAGGTATTTGAGACGGTAGAGGAAGCGATCGAGGCTCTGGAGAGCGATAGCTTTTACGAAAAGTCTTTTGAGACGATCGAGAACTACGTGGAGGGCGAGACTGAGGAAACCTTCAGGGATAGTGCAATATTTAGCGATGTCGACGACTCCAGCCTCAAGTCCACCGAAACTGCAACGAATGGCGGCAGCGCGAGAAAAGTCCCGCCGCCGGTACCGCTAAAGAGGAAGCTCAGGCGAAGTATTGGCCTTGTTAGCGAGAAGCCCGCTGTCACGCAGAAACCAGCGCACCTTCAGCTCCGGGCCAGAATCGTCAAGTGTCGCGGCTCGAGAACCGTGCCCGCCAAGGCAGCGAACACTGGTAGCACTGAGAATAAGGAGATGATAGTGGACAATGCAGGAGGAGCGACCGTAGTTAGAGAGGATGACGTGTCGGCGGGACAGAGTCAAGTGGGATGGGTCAAGAAGATGGTAGGGCAACTGCAGGCACAAGTTGATGCATGA